The following are from one region of the Salvia hispanica cultivar TCC Black 2014 chromosome 1, UniMelb_Shisp_WGS_1.0, whole genome shotgun sequence genome:
- the LOC125203142 gene encoding uncharacterized protein LOC125203142 — MSTSERNSPPPIAACDRLYRALSDCHRRISAGPTREAACRHLNRSLAECMVAAACPDESDAVRTLCSSGGTAVKRRQCEQAKLSLSVCLSTHQAEF, encoded by the coding sequence ATGTCAACAAGCGAACGAAACTCGCCGCCGCCGATCGCCGCCTGCGATCGCCTCTACCGCGCCCTATCCGACTGCCACCGCCGCATCTCAGCTGGACCGACGCGCGAGGCGGCCTGCCGCCACCTCAACCGCTCCCTGGCCGAGTGCATGGTGGCGGCGGCCTGCCCCGACGAGTCCGACGCCGTGCGCACCCTCTGCTCCAGCGGCGGCACCGCCGTCAAGCGCCGCCAGTGCGAGCAAGCGAAGCTCTCTCTCTCCGTCTGCCTCTCCACTCATCAAGCCGAATTTTGA